The Molothrus ater isolate BHLD 08-10-18 breed brown headed cowbird chromosome 1, BPBGC_Mater_1.1, whole genome shotgun sequence genome includes a window with the following:
- the PPP1R3G gene encoding LOW QUALITY PROTEIN: protein phosphatase 1 regulatory subunit 3G (The sequence of the model RefSeq protein was modified relative to this genomic sequence to represent the inferred CDS: deleted 1 base in 1 codon) yields MASPARPRQELAAEERRLRGAAPTVPRDGKREAAGERLVLLELRRCGRPPSPGPGQRQEEGEEEEDEGEAAAGEDCCGKCKKRVQFADSLGLSLASVKHFSDAEEPQVPPAALSHLQSPPGEERDPPPPGADPPPPALLLVPAFPDGGEPSAERLRRQRVCLERLGRPAAPTDVRGTVRVLGGPGPREVTVRYTFNEWLSFVDVPAAPLPPEPPAERYGFTLCVPPSLREGSALHFAIRYRSPQGEFWDNNGGRNYTLRCCGCPGGGPAAAPPGPAAPRY; encoded by the exons ATGGCGAGCCCCGCACGCCCGCGGCAGGAGCTGGCGGCCGAggagcggcggctccgcggcgcGGCCCCGACGGTGCCCCGCGACGGCAagcgggaggcggcgggggagcggctggtgctgctggagctgcgcCGCTGCGGGCGGCCGCCGTCCCCCGGCCCCGGCCAgcggcaggaggagggggaggaggaggaagacgagggggaggcggcggcgggcgaAGATTGCTGCGGCAAGTGCAAGAAGCGGGTGCAGTTCGCCGACTCGCTGGGGCTGAGCCTCGCCAGCGTCAAGCACTTCAGCGACGCCGAGGAGCCGCAGGTGCCGCCCGCCGCGCTGTCGCACCTGCAGAGCCCG CCTGGCGAGGAGCGGGacccgccgccgcccggcgccgacccgccgccgcccgcgctgCTCCTGGTGCCCGCCTTCCCCGACGGCGGCGAGCCCAGCGCCGAGCGGCTGCGGCGGCAGCGCGTCTGCCTGGAGCGCCTGGGGCGGCCCGCGGCGCCCACCGACGTGCGGGGCACGGTGCGAGTGCTGGGCGGCCCCGGGCCCAGGGAGGTGACGGTGCGCTACACCTTCAACGAGTGGCTCTCCTTCGTGGACGTGCCGGCCGCGCCGCTGCCCCCCGAGCCGCCGGCCGAGCGCTACGGCTTCACCCTGTGCGTCCCGCCGAGCCTGCGGGAGGGCTCGGCCCTGCACTTCGCCATCCGCTACCGCAGCCCGCAGGGAGAGTTCTGGGACAACAACGGAGGCCGCAACTACACGCTGCGCTGCTGCGGCTGCcccgggggcggccccgccgccgccccgccgggccccgccgcaCCCCGCTACTGA